In Serratia liquefaciens ATCC 27592, the genomic stretch ATGGCTGCTCCGCGAATGCGATTAGGGAAGATTTCAGACAGCAGTACCCAGGTAACGGGGGCAAGCGTGACGGCATAGATAGCGATGGCGACCAACACCAGTAACAGCACCGGCAGCCCCAGCAAACCATAGGCGTAAGCCGCCGCCATCAGCAGGTAGATCACCGTTAATCCACAGGCACCTATCAGCATCAGCCGGCGTCGGCCAATGCGATCCACCAGCGGTAAAGCCAGCAAGGTGAAGATCAGGTTGATCAGCCCGGTGGCGACGATCGACTTCAACGTATCGTTAATATCGAACCCTGCCGACGCGAAGATCTCCTGCGCATAGTTAAAGATCACGTTGATACCGCACCACTGCTGAAATATCGCCAGCACAATGCCTATCACCAACACCGGCCGTACATCGCTGCGCAGCAGCGCACTGAGCGGCACCTTGCCGCTGTCCTTGTCCAGCGTTTGACGGATCTCCTTTAGCGTTTGCTGCGCATAGCTTTCATTGCCGATGCGTCGCAAGACCTTCTGCGCCTGCTCGTGGCGGCCGACCTTCGCCAGCCAGCGCGGCGACTCCGGCACTGCCAGCATCAGCAGCAGGAAGGCCAGCGCCGGTACCAGTTCGGCACCAAACATATAACGCCAGCCAACCTGTCCGTTCCAGCTGGCCAACAACTCCGCCTGACCGGCATTGGCCGCCACCGGATCGGCGATCAGCAGGTTGATCAACTGCGCTGCCAATACCCCGATCACAATGGTCAATTGGTTCACTGCAACGAAGCGACCCCGCTGTGCCGCCGGGCTGATTTCGGCGATATACACCGGCGACAGCGCCGAAGCCAGGCCAATGCCGACCCCGCCGACAATGCGGTAAATGATAAAGGCGTCAAAACTGGTGGCCACTGCGGTGCCCCAGGCCGAGATCACGAAGGTCAAGGCGGCAATCGCCAGCGGCAGCTTGCGGCCAAAACGATCCGACAGCAGGCCCGAGATCACCGCGCCGAAAATACAGCCCACCAGCGCCGAACTCATCGCCCAGCCTGACTGGGCGGGATCGGTGATGCCAAAATAGGCCTCGTAGAAAGGCTTGGCCCCGCCTATGACCACCCAGTCGTAGCCGAATAACAGGCCACCGCAAGCGGCGACCAGGCAGATAGTCCAGACATAGGGCATGTTCAGTTTATTCGTCACATTGGTCCCCTTTTGGGCATCAGTTGGCTAAAGTCTCGGCCAGCACGGTGAATAAACGCGCTTTGTCATGCGCAGGATTTATCGCCAGCAGCTCGCTTAACGTTTGCTGCGCTGCGGCTAACTGCCCTAACCCCAGTTGCGCCAAAGCCGTCACCAGCAGGCAGTGCTGTTGATGCGCCTGTTGCAGGTCATTGTCCAACGCCATCAAATCCGGCAGCGAAACGGCAAAGAAATCGGCGCCAGGCGACACTGCAGACTGCTGGCTTGCCCATTGCTGCATTTGGGTGAACTGCTGTTCGGCCTGTGCCGACTGCCCCAGTTGCTTGAGCGCCATGCCGCGATAGAACAAATAATCCACCGGTTGGTCGTTGTAGTAGCGGCTTTCAGCCAGTTCGCCGTGCCCCGCGCAGGCCTGTTGCCAGTAGGTGGCCGCTGCCTCGAGTTGGCCTTGCCGGGCAGCACAGATACCCAGCCAATAGTAGATATCGTTGTCGCTTTGCCCGGCCAGACGCCCTTCCCCCAGATTTTGCGGATAGTGCAACGCCGACTGCAGCAAATGCTGCGCCTGCTGTGGCGCTCCCTGTTGCAGTGCCTGGAATGCCAACCGTTGCAGATTGATCAGATACTGGCCGGTGACTTTGCCTTCACCACCTTCCCACGGGTGAAACTCACGCTGCTGCAGGATCCGTTGCGCGTCACTCAACCGATCGCACTGGTTGTAAAGGCTCAGCAATTCGGCGGTAAGGTCGTCACGCCGGGCCACTACCGGCAAATGTTGCTCCAACATCGCCAGCCGCTGAGCAGGTGCAGTACCGAGGCGTTTGTTCAGTTGATCCAGTTCAAACAGCAGCCGAGCGTCATCAGGTTGCAGAGCAAAGGCCTGCTGCAGATGCGCCAGCGCCACGTCATGCTGCTGGAGTTTATTGAAGGCGTAGATCCCCAGATTGCGCCAGGCGTCGGCAAACGTCGGCTCCCGCTCCACGCATTGCTGCCACAGCGCTACCGCCTGCGAGTAGTTGCGCTTGCTGTAATGGAAACAAGCCAACAGATACTGTGCAAAAACGCACTCCTGCAGTTGGCTTAGCATCTGCACTTCATTCAGGGTATTGGGGAAGCGCACCTGGTGGCCGAAGCCGTCGCGCGCCTGCGCCAACAGCTGCCGATATTCCCGGTCACTTACCGCGCCTTTGCGCAGGCTGGCCAACATATAGCGCGGCAAGGTTTCCTGGCTGTCCAACAGCGTCAGTAACTCAATCGCCTGCTCTTTGGCTCCCCATTCACAGAGTTGACCGGCAATGTTTAGCGCATTGATCCCACGGCAACCGGTCACCGACCGCAGCCGTTGTAAATCGGCCTCGGCGTGAGTTTGCGCATAGCGCAGGAAATACAGGCTGTAATGCAGCGGACGGGCGACAAGCTGGTCATCGATATAGTCCAGGCTCTGTGCCCCTTTCCCCAGGCGTTGCAACAGCAGCGCTTTCAGGGCGATCAGCGGATAATGGCTGGCGTTAACACTCAGGCTGCTTTCACAAAACGCCAGCGCCTGCTGATACTCCCCGCGCCGCGCCGCGACCCGCGCCAGACCATAGAAACCGCCCGGTTTACCGTTACCGCTCCAGATGGCGCGGTAGAAATCCTCGTAGGCCGCGTCGTCGTTACCCAATTGTTCCTGAGCGCAGGCACGAATCAGGCTGGCTAACCCGCACTGTGGGTTGCGGTTAAGGTTATGGGCTCGTGTCAGCGCGTCATCCGCGTAGGCAATCGCACGTTGGAAATTGGCACGGTTATATTCGAGCGTGGCCAGAGCCAAATTGCAGCGATAATCAAGAGGATCCAGCGTCAGACCCCGCTGGTAGTAATCGAACGCCGAACGGCTGGCATGGTGGTACTGCTCCAGATGCTGGCCGATAAACCAGGCTTCATCGGCGCTGACGATCTGTTCTGCCGCCAGTGGCGCTTTGGCGGGCTGCGGTAATTCGGTGCTTTCGCTCGCCTGATGCTGGCGATAGCTGAGTACGCTGCGGCCCTGGGCGTCCTGCAATTCAATCGTCAGGCGACCGGAGAAATCGCCGGTCATGGTCTCCAGCAGCGCCGCACCGGGGGTGAGATCAACGCGGCGGTCGAGCAGCAACTGCTGGT encodes the following:
- a CDS encoding sugar porter family MFS transporter gives rise to the protein MTNKLNMPYVWTICLVAACGGLLFGYDWVVIGGAKPFYEAYFGITDPAQSGWAMSSALVGCIFGAVISGLLSDRFGRKLPLAIAALTFVISAWGTAVATSFDAFIIYRIVGGVGIGLASALSPVYIAEISPAAQRGRFVAVNQLTIVIGVLAAQLINLLIADPVAANAGQAELLASWNGQVGWRYMFGAELVPALAFLLLMLAVPESPRWLAKVGRHEQAQKVLRRIGNESYAQQTLKEIRQTLDKDSGKVPLSALLRSDVRPVLVIGIVLAIFQQWCGINVIFNYAQEIFASAGFDINDTLKSIVATGLINLIFTLLALPLVDRIGRRRLMLIGACGLTVIYLLMAAAYAYGLLGLPVLLLVLVAIAIYAVTLAPVTWVLLSEIFPNRIRGAAMAAGTFALWVACFVLTYSFPLLNAALGAAGSFLLYGVICLAGAGFIYARVPETKGITLEALEEQLSAAGTDRAREKKFT
- a CDS encoding DUF5107 domain-containing protein — translated: MHGTVKVWQEQVELPTYGTGEQDSHPMFLENRVYQGSSGAVYPYGVIDTLSGEKSLRRYQAVYLENDYLRVMLLPELGGRIHRAYDKVQQRDFVYHNEVVKPALVGLLGPWISGGIEFNWPQHHRPTTYMPVDCQIQQHDNGAQTVWLGEVEPMRGLQVMAGFTLYPDRALIEISAKIFNPNPTPRHFLWWANPAVKGGDDHQSVFPPDVTAVFDHGKRDVSSFPIATGTYYKVDYSAGVDISRYKNIPVPTSYMAHKSDYDFVGAYSHDEQGGLLHIADRHVSPGKKQWSWGHGEFGQAWDRNLTDNNGPYIELMTGVYTDNQPDFTWLDAYEEKCFVQNFLPYNTLGMVQNANTRAALKLESDGRQLVWGLYAVALLAQHRLVIRSDSDQQLLLDRRVDLTPGAALLETMTGDFSGRLTIELQDAQGRSVLSYRQHQASESTELPQPAKAPLAAEQIVSADEAWFIGQHLEQYHHASRSAFDYYQRGLTLDPLDYRCNLALATLEYNRANFQRAIAYADDALTRAHNLNRNPQCGLASLIRACAQEQLGNDDAAYEDFYRAIWSGNGKPGGFYGLARVAARRGEYQQALAFCESSLSVNASHYPLIALKALLLQRLGKGAQSLDYIDDQLVARPLHYSLYFLRYAQTHAEADLQRLRSVTGCRGINALNIAGQLCEWGAKEQAIELLTLLDSQETLPRYMLASLRKGAVSDREYRQLLAQARDGFGHQVRFPNTLNEVQMLSQLQECVFAQYLLACFHYSKRNYSQAVALWQQCVEREPTFADAWRNLGIYAFNKLQQHDVALAHLQQAFALQPDDARLLFELDQLNKRLGTAPAQRLAMLEQHLPVVARRDDLTAELLSLYNQCDRLSDAQRILQQREFHPWEGGEGKVTGQYLINLQRLAFQALQQGAPQQAQHLLQSALHYPQNLGEGRLAGQSDNDIYYWLGICAARQGQLEAAATYWQQACAGHGELAESRYYNDQPVDYLFYRGMALKQLGQSAQAEQQFTQMQQWASQQSAVSPGADFFAVSLPDLMALDNDLQQAHQQHCLLVTALAQLGLGQLAAAQQTLSELLAINPAHDKARLFTVLAETLAN